One Mycolicibacterium sp. ND9-15 genomic window, CGACGTTCCAGACCGTCGCCGCGCAGCTGGCAGAGGTGTACATCGCCTCCCGCACACTGACGCTGGTGTCGAACTCGGTGACCTGGCGACTGTCGGAGGGGCGTGACGCTGATGACGACATTGACGTGCTGGGATACTGGCTGGCCTCCCAGGCGCCTCCGGTGATGCAAATCTGCCACCACCTGCACGGCGGTATGGGGATGGACATCGCCTATCCGATGGACCGTTACTACTCCTCGATCAAAGACCTCGCCCGCGTGGTGGGCGGTCCGTCACATCGGCTCGACCTGGTGGGAGCAGCGTCGGGCGAGCGATGGGGCCACGGCCGGAGGCCAGGGGACGACGGGAGATAGGAATGTTCATCGAACTGACGCCCGAACAAAAGCAGCTGCAAGCTGAATTGCGGGATTACTTCTCGAATCTCATCTCTGACGAAGAGGCGAAGGAGATGGAGAAGAACCGCCACGGCAAGGCCTATCGTGCGGTCATCAAGCGAATGGGCTCGGACGGCAAGCTCGGCGTCGGGTGGCCCAAGGAGTTCGGCGGGCTCGGCTTCGGCCCGATCGAGCAGTCGATTTTCGTCAATGAGGCGCAACGCGCCGACGTACCGCTGCCGGCAGTCACCCTGCAGACGGTCGGACCCACGCTGCAGCAGTACGGCACGGATGCCCAGAAGAAGAAGTTCCTGCCCGCGATCCTCGCCGGCGACGTGCACTTCGCGATCGGTTACACCGAGCCGGAGGCGGGCACCGACCTCGCGTCGCTACGCACCACCGCGGTGCGTCAGGGCGACGAATACGTCGTCAACGGACAGAAGGTGTTCACCACGGGTGGCCACGACGCCGACTACATCTGGCTGGCGTGCCGCACCGACCCGGAGGCGGTGAAGCACAAGGGGATTTCCATCCTCATCGCCGACACCAAGGATCCCGGCTACTCCTGGACGCCGATGATCCTGTCCGACGGTGCCCACCACACCAACGCCACCTATTACAACGACGTCCGGGTGCCCGCCGACATGCTTGTCGGTGAGGAGAACGGCGGATGGAAGCTGATCACGACACAGCTCAACAACGAACGCGTGATGCTCGGGCCGGCGGGCCGGTTCGCCGGCCTCTATGACCGAGTGCACGCATGGGCGTCGAAACCCGGTGGCAACGGCGACATCCCGATGAACCACGACGACGTCAAGCGCTCGCTCGGCGAACTCAAGGCGATGTGGCGAATCAATGAGCTACTCAACTGGCAGGTCGCCGCGGCGGGGGAGACCATTGACGTCGCCGACGCGGCCGCGACCAAGGTCTTCGGCACCGAGCGGATTCAGTACGCCGGGCGCCTCGCCGAGGAGATCGTCGGCAAGTACGGCAATCCGGCCGAACCCGACACCGCGGAATTGCTGGAATGGCTGGATTCCCAGACGAAACGAAACCTGGTGATCACGTTCGGCGGAGGTGTCAACGAGGTGATGCGAGAGATGATCGCGGCGGCGGGCCTGAAGGTTCCGAGGGTGCCGCGGTGACAGTCGAGGACATCAAGGCGGCCGCCGAACGGGTCAAGGCCGAAGGCAGGAGCAAGCCGCGGGTCGGCAGGCACCCGGTCAATCAGCCCATGATCGACCACTGGCTCGATGCGATGGGCGACAAGAACCCCATCTACGTCGACGACGCCGCGGCCAAGGCGGCCGGGCATCCCGGTGCCGTCGCGCCGCCGGCAATGATCCAGGTCTGGACGATGATGGGGCTCGGCGGCGTCCGGCCGGACGACGACCCCCTGGGCAGGATCCTCGACCTGTTCGACGACGCCGGCTATATCGGCGTCGTCGCGACCAACTGCGAGCAGACCTACCACCGGTATCTTCGCGTCGGCGAGGAGGTCAGTGTCACCGCGGAACTGACCGACGTCATCGGACCGAAGAACACCGCTCTCGGCGAGGGCTTCTTCATCACACAGAAGATCACCTGGACAGTGGGTGATGACGTAGAAAGCCCAGTCGCCGAGATGATGTGGCGCATTATGAAGTTCAAGCCGGCCGACAAGGATGGGGGTGCGGCGGTACCCGACGACCTGGACGCCGACATGATGATGCGGCCGGCGTCGTCGCGCGACACCAAGTTCTTCTGGGACGGTGTCAACGAACACGAGCTGCGCATCCAGAAGCGCGCCGACGGCACGTTGGTACACCCGCCAGTGCCCGCGCTCTGGCAAGACAAAGACAAGCCGACCGACTACGTCGTCGCCAGCGGCAAGGGCACCGTGTTCAGCTTCGTGGTGCACCATGCGCCCAAGGTGCCCGGTCGCACGCTACCGTTCGTCATTGCCCTCGTCGAACTCGAAGAAGGTGTGCGGATGCTCGGGCAACTCCGCAACGTCGACCCAGCCACCGTGGAGATCGGAATGCCGGTTCACGCAACATATATCGACTTTCCTGAAGGCGACTCCGGTCCGGCGTGGACGCTTTATGCGTGGGAGCGGGACGCATGAGCGCGCGCACGTCGGATGTCGCCACCGGAGCGGCTCCGTCGATCTCTGTCGGCACCAAGCTGCCCGAACTCGCTCTCTACGGCGACCCGACGTTCATCGTGTCGACGGCCATCGCGACGCGCGACTACCAGGACGTCCACCACGACCGGGACAAGGCCCAGGCCAAGGGCAGCAAGGACATCTTCGTCAACATCCTCACCGACACCGGCCTGGTGCAGCGTTACATCACCGACTGGGCCGGTCCGACTGCGATCATCAAGTCGATCTCGCTGCGTCTCGGTGTGCCGTGGTACGCCTATGACACGGTGACGTTTCGGGGAGAGGTGACCGCGATCGAGGCCGGCGTCGTCACGCTGAAAGTCGTCGGCAGCAACAGCCTGGGCGATCACGTGATCGCCACTGCCACTTTGTCGATCGGAGGCAACGCCTGATGTCGGGCGCACTGTCGGGGAAGGCGGCGATCGTCGGGATCG contains:
- the fadE29 gene encoding acyl-CoA dehydrogenase FadE29 — its product is MFIELTPEQKQLQAELRDYFSNLISDEEAKEMEKNRHGKAYRAVIKRMGSDGKLGVGWPKEFGGLGFGPIEQSIFVNEAQRADVPLPAVTLQTVGPTLQQYGTDAQKKKFLPAILAGDVHFAIGYTEPEAGTDLASLRTTAVRQGDEYVVNGQKVFTTGGHDADYIWLACRTDPEAVKHKGISILIADTKDPGYSWTPMILSDGAHHTNATYYNDVRVPADMLVGEENGGWKLITTQLNNERVMLGPAGRFAGLYDRVHAWASKPGGNGDIPMNHDDVKRSLGELKAMWRINELLNWQVAAAGETIDVADAAATKVFGTERIQYAGRLAEEIVGKYGNPAEPDTAELLEWLDSQTKRNLVITFGGGVNEVMREMIAAAGLKVPRVPR
- a CDS encoding bifunctional MaoC family dehydratase N-terminal/OB-fold nucleic acid binding domain-containing protein, with translation MTVEDIKAAAERVKAEGRSKPRVGRHPVNQPMIDHWLDAMGDKNPIYVDDAAAKAAGHPGAVAPPAMIQVWTMMGLGGVRPDDDPLGRILDLFDDAGYIGVVATNCEQTYHRYLRVGEEVSVTAELTDVIGPKNTALGEGFFITQKITWTVGDDVESPVAEMMWRIMKFKPADKDGGAAVPDDLDADMMMRPASSRDTKFFWDGVNEHELRIQKRADGTLVHPPVPALWQDKDKPTDYVVASGKGTVFSFVVHHAPKVPGRTLPFVIALVELEEGVRMLGQLRNVDPATVEIGMPVHATYIDFPEGDSGPAWTLYAWERDA
- a CDS encoding MaoC family dehydratase; the protein is MSARTSDVATGAAPSISVGTKLPELALYGDPTFIVSTAIATRDYQDVHHDRDKAQAKGSKDIFVNILTDTGLVQRYITDWAGPTAIIKSISLRLGVPWYAYDTVTFRGEVTAIEAGVVTLKVVGSNSLGDHVIATATLSIGGNA